From the genome of Nocardia mangyaensis:
GTCGCGCGCGGGCTGTGGACGCTGGGCGCGGACTTCGAAGAGCTGGGCGCGCAATCGGTCGAAACGGGCCGCCTGCTCGATGTCGACGGGATCGCTGCGCCGGGTGAGCACCGAGGTGCCCTGTTCGAAATTGCCCGCGGTGCTCACACCGAACGCGTCGGCGGCCCACATGCCTTCGAGCGGGCCGAGCTCACCGACCATCTCCGCGGGCGTCCACACATAGGTGGCGCCCTCGACGCCGGGACCGCCCGGTTCGAGGTGGGTGTCGGCGTCGAGACCGGAGGCGAAACCGCCGTCGGTGGTGCTCAGATCGCCCACCAGGAACTCGGCGGTCTCGCGCGCGACCCGGTGCGGCAACGATTCCAGCGGCGTCGCGGGGGCACGACGGGCGAGATGGCCGTAGGCGCGCAACAGCAGCGCGTTGTCGTAGAGCATCTTCTCGAAATGCGGTACCAGCCAACCGGTATCGACGGCGTAGCGGGCGAAGCCGCCGCGCAGCTGGTCGTAGATGCCACCGCGGGCCATCGCCTCGGCCGTGCGTTCGACCAGGTCGTAGATCGTCTTGTCGCCGGTGCGCTCCCAGTGCCGCAGCAACCCTTCCAGCAGGGCCGAGGGCGGAAACTTCGGTGCCCCACCGAAACCGCCGTGTTCGAGGTCTTCGTCGGCGGCGATGGCGGCGACCGCCTGGTCGAGTAGTGCTGCGGTGATGGCGAATTCGGCGTCGGGCAAACCGGTGGCCTGGGCCCGCAGCGCGTCGGCGACCTGCTGCGCGGCGGAGTTCACGTCCTCGCGACGCTTGTGCCAGGTGTCGGTGATCGCACTGAGCAACTGGGTGAACGAGGGCATGCCGCCGCGCGGCTGCTTGGGGTAGTAGGTGCCGCAGTAGAAGGGCGCGCCGTCGGGGGTGAGGAAGCAGGTCATCGGCCAGCCACCCTGCCCGGTCATCGCGACCGTGGCGTTCATGTAGACCGCGTCCAGGTCGGGCCGCTCCTCGCGGTCGACCTTCACGCACACGAACTCGGCGTTCATCTGCTCGGCGGTGGCCGCGTCCTCGAACGACTCGTGCGCCATCACATGGCACCAATGACATGAGGCGTAGCCGATCGAGAGCAGGATCGGCACGTCCCGCCGGGCCGCCTCGGCCAGCGCATCGGCACCCCACTCCCGCCAATGCACGGGGTTGTCGGCGTGTTGACGCAGATAAGGCGAGGTCGCACCGGCCAATCGGTTCACGCTTCCACCCTGCCATACGCGAAATCCTGGTGGAGTGAGAGTCGATGCCCGGCCGGAAACAGCTGCTCAGCGGCCTGGACTAGGGCATGATGAGAGTGCGGTATTCGGCATGGAATCGAGCAGGAAGACACGTACCCCCCGATGGCACAGCGGCTGACGCTCTCCGAGCAGCGCGCGGCGCTGGCACGGGAATGGGCGCTGTGGGTACCGGATCGGGCCGGAATGTCTTCGCTCGGACGGAATTCGGCGGTGCGGACCGAGGTGGCGCAGTCGTGGTTGCGGTCGCTGCGGACGGTCGACCCGGGACGCGATCACGCGCCCGAGAGCGAGACCGACGACATCGGCCCGCGGTGGCAGGACTCGCCGCTGCGCGCGCCGGTGACGGAGTTGAAGGACCAATTGCACAGCGTCGCCGACGACGCGGGCTATGTCGCCGCGGTCACCGACGCCTCGGGGACCATTCTGTGGACCTACGGCGGCCCGGTCATGCGCCGGCGCGCCGAGCAGGTGAA
Proteins encoded in this window:
- a CDS encoding thioredoxin domain-containing protein — translated: MNRLAGATSPYLRQHADNPVHWREWGADALAEAARRDVPILLSIGYASCHWCHVMAHESFEDAATAEQMNAEFVCVKVDREERPDLDAVYMNATVAMTGQGGWPMTCFLTPDGAPFYCGTYYPKQPRGGMPSFTQLLSAITDTWHKRREDVNSAAQQVADALRAQATGLPDAEFAITAALLDQAVAAIAADEDLEHGGFGGAPKFPPSALLEGLLRHWERTGDKTIYDLVERTAEAMARGGIYDQLRGGFARYAVDTGWLVPHFEKMLYDNALLLRAYGHLARRAPATPLESLPHRVARETAEFLVGDLSTTDGGFASGLDADTHLEPGGPGVEGATYVWTPAEMVGELGPLEGMWAADAFGVSTAGNFEQGTSVLTRRSDPVDIEQAARFDRLRAQLFEVRAQRPQPARDDKVVTAWNGMVITALAESGAALEEPSWIAAAVRCARFLLDVHLVDGRLRRASLDGVAGTPPGVLEDYAWLTTGLLALYQATGEPDWLAAAHSLLDTAIDRFADPDQTGSWFDTADDAEALVARPRDPVDGATPSGASTLAEALLTASAVADVDRASHYRELADQTLARGAILLARAPRTAGHWLAVAEASVRGPIQVAIAATEKSSAATELLAAARDAVPGGSIVLAAPPDAAPLLADRPLVDGAPAAYVCRGSVCDLPVTDPAALTTALQR